From Mycolicibacterium cosmeticum, a single genomic window includes:
- a CDS encoding DUF2613 domain-containing protein, protein MDRFVVPAAASIVVGLLLGAAAIFGVTLMIQQDTKPPVQSGDPASSVLNRVEYGDRA, encoded by the coding sequence ATGGATCGGTTCGTCGTGCCCGCCGCGGCCAGCATCGTCGTCGGCCTTTTGCTGGGCGCGGCCGCGATCTTCGGTGTGACGCTGATGATCCAGCAGGACACCAAGCCGCCGGTGCAGTCGGGTGACCCGGCGTCATCCGTGCTCAACCGCGTTGAATACGGCGACCGGGCCTAA
- a CDS encoding glycoside hydrolase family 3 N-terminal domain-containing protein — MPMSRTLGALTALSGLLLGCSHAEPAASPVTSSVTPASTSAPLAPAPAEALPLCGDVTAIPLREKLAQLLMVGVTDAADARAVVANYHVGGIFIGSWTDKSIFGDLKGITDAASALPLGVSVDEEGGRVSRLSDLIGAQPSPRVLAQTKTPDEVYQIALQRGQALRGLGITVDFAPVVDVTEESDDEVIGDRSFGSDPAKVTEYAGAYARGLRDGGVTPVLKHFPGHGHGSGDSHTGGVTTPPLDALKADDLVPYRTLTTEPGVAVMVGHLQVPGLTGTDPASLSGAAYALLRSGGYGGPGFNGVVYTDDLSSMAAINARYGVAEAVLRALQAGADVALWVTTGEVPAVLDHLEKSVNAGQLAVPRLDDSLRRLAAAKCG; from the coding sequence ATGCCGATGTCCCGCACTCTGGGTGCCCTGACAGCGCTGTCCGGACTGTTGCTGGGCTGCTCCCACGCCGAACCCGCCGCGTCGCCGGTGACCAGCAGCGTCACCCCGGCATCCACCAGCGCACCGCTGGCCCCGGCCCCGGCCGAGGCGCTGCCGCTGTGCGGCGACGTCACCGCCATCCCGCTGCGCGAGAAGCTGGCCCAGCTGCTGATGGTCGGTGTCACCGACGCCGCCGACGCCAGGGCCGTGGTGGCCAACTACCACGTCGGCGGCATCTTCATCGGCAGCTGGACCGACAAGTCGATCTTCGGTGACCTCAAGGGCATCACTGACGCCGCGTCCGCGCTGCCGTTGGGGGTCAGCGTCGACGAGGAGGGCGGCCGGGTGTCGCGGCTGTCCGACCTCATCGGAGCGCAGCCCTCGCCGCGGGTGCTGGCCCAGACCAAGACGCCCGACGAGGTGTACCAGATTGCGCTGCAACGCGGACAGGCGCTGCGCGGGCTCGGCATCACCGTCGACTTCGCCCCCGTCGTCGACGTCACCGAGGAATCCGATGACGAGGTGATCGGCGACCGGTCCTTCGGTTCGGACCCGGCCAAGGTGACCGAGTACGCCGGTGCCTACGCCCGCGGGCTGCGCGACGGCGGCGTCACGCCGGTGCTCAAGCACTTCCCCGGACACGGTCACGGCTCGGGTGACTCGCACACCGGCGGGGTGACCACCCCGCCGCTGGACGCGTTGAAGGCCGACGACCTGGTGCCGTACCGGACGCTCACCACCGAACCGGGTGTCGCGGTCATGGTCGGGCACCTGCAGGTCCCGGGACTGACCGGCACCGACCCGGCCAGCCTCAGCGGCGCCGCCTACGCTCTGCTGCGCTCCGGCGGCTACGGCGGACCGGGCTTCAACGGGGTGGTCTACACCGACGACCTGTCCAGCATGGCGGCCATCAACGCGCGCTACGGCGTGGCCGAGGCGGTGCTGCGGGCGCTGCAGGCCGGCGCCGACGTCGCGTTGTGGGTGACCACCGGTGAGGTGCCCGCGGTGCTGGACCACCTGGAGAAGTCGGTCAACGCGGGCCAGCTGGCGGTGCCTCGATTGGATGACTCGCTTCGCCGGTTGGCGGCGGCGAAATGCGGATAA
- a CDS encoding alcohol dehydrogenase catalytic domain-containing protein produces MTTHRAVHVASAQAPLELVDVQTSPPAAGQVRIDVAACGVCGTDREFVAGHFPGMTWPLTPGHEIAGTIAEIGSGVEGFAVGDRVAVGWFGGNCNHCAQCRKGQFIHCENGQVPSWQYPGGYAQSVTAPATALARIPDGLSFVDAAPMSCAGVTVYHALRSTHAVAGDRVAVLGVGGLGHLGIQFARAMGFETVAVARGADKADDARRFGAHHYVDSTAGDVSEALRALGGVAVVLATAANSTAIGQTVGGLNPRGELVVIGVSADPLPISPLDLITPALTVAGHPSGTAADVEDTMNFAVLHDVRAQIQEYPLEQAAEAYAAMEHGRARYRGVITI; encoded by the coding sequence ATGACCACACATCGCGCCGTGCATGTCGCCTCCGCCCAGGCCCCGCTCGAACTCGTCGACGTGCAGACGTCGCCGCCGGCGGCCGGGCAGGTGCGCATCGACGTGGCGGCCTGCGGCGTGTGCGGCACCGACCGCGAATTCGTGGCCGGACACTTCCCCGGCATGACCTGGCCGTTGACCCCTGGACACGAGATCGCCGGCACCATCGCCGAAATCGGCTCCGGTGTCGAGGGTTTCGCGGTCGGTGATCGGGTGGCGGTCGGCTGGTTCGGCGGCAACTGCAACCACTGCGCTCAGTGCCGCAAGGGTCAGTTCATCCACTGCGAGAACGGTCAGGTGCCCAGCTGGCAGTACCCGGGCGGGTATGCCCAGTCGGTCACCGCACCGGCCACCGCGCTGGCCCGGATTCCCGACGGGTTGTCCTTCGTCGACGCCGCGCCGATGAGTTGCGCCGGTGTCACCGTCTACCACGCACTGCGTTCGACGCATGCCGTCGCCGGTGACCGCGTCGCGGTGCTCGGTGTCGGCGGGCTGGGGCATCTCGGCATCCAGTTCGCCCGGGCCATGGGGTTCGAGACCGTCGCCGTCGCGCGCGGCGCCGACAAGGCCGACGATGCCCGCCGGTTCGGTGCCCACCACTACGTCGACTCCACCGCGGGTGATGTCAGCGAGGCGCTGCGCGCGCTCGGCGGTGTCGCGGTGGTGCTGGCCACCGCCGCCAACTCGACCGCGATCGGGCAGACGGTCGGCGGGCTGAACCCGCGCGGTGAACTGGTCGTCATCGGGGTGTCGGCAGATCCGCTGCCCATCAGCCCACTGGATCTGATCACCCCGGCGCTCACGGTGGCGGGTCATCCGTCGGGAACCGCTGCCGACGTCGAGGACACCATGAATTTCGCTGTCCTGCACGATGTCCGGGCGCAGATCCAGGAGTATCCGCTGGAGCAGGCCGCCGAGGCGTACGCCGCCATGGAACACGGCCGCGCCCGGTACCGCGGGGTCATCACGATCTGA
- a CDS encoding aminotransferase class I/II-fold pyridoxal phosphate-dependent enzyme has translation MNQSEAPLLEALRAFVERGQAPFYSPGHKGGRSLDPWLRTHIAEVDLNNLPDLDTLHCPEGPIADAERLIAQAWGTGQSFIMVQGSTGGNIAVALSALRPGETVLVQRNAHKSVLAGLVQSGARPVWLEPQWDARFGVAHGLSVTVVEQALRDTGATALWLLHPTYYGTTADIAALSALCRSHGARLLVDGAHSPHFGFHDELPPAAERTGAAATVQSVHKILSGLSQAAVLHIDPAQLDPAAVRRALQLVQTTSPHFAIMASIDTARREMACAGTELLSATLRRARAAAARIEAIPGLRVLRPSDATGPESGFCHLDETKLLVGTGGLAADARDVLVRLNRVHGVQPELSGPGHLLCITTIGNTDHDMDRLVDGFAEASAHFGTRVDAGGDAGLVADLLGLRPEPVLTPREAFFAADEAVALAAATGRVSAEAITPYPPGIPLVMPGERLTAEAVALLRALAAAGTPISASDPSLQHVLVVR, from the coding sequence TTGAACCAGTCTGAGGCGCCGCTGCTGGAGGCGTTGCGCGCCTTCGTCGAACGTGGGCAGGCGCCGTTCTACAGTCCGGGGCACAAGGGCGGCCGGTCGCTGGACCCCTGGCTGCGGACGCACATCGCCGAGGTGGATCTGAACAACCTGCCCGACCTGGACACCCTGCACTGCCCCGAGGGCCCGATCGCCGACGCCGAGCGGCTGATAGCCCAGGCGTGGGGCACCGGCCAGAGTTTCATCATGGTGCAGGGCTCCACCGGCGGAAACATCGCGGTGGCGTTGAGCGCGCTGCGTCCCGGCGAAACCGTTCTGGTGCAACGCAATGCGCACAAGTCGGTGCTGGCCGGGCTGGTGCAGTCCGGGGCCAGGCCGGTGTGGCTGGAACCGCAGTGGGACGCCCGCTTCGGCGTCGCGCACGGACTGAGCGTCACCGTCGTCGAGCAGGCGTTGCGGGACACCGGCGCCACGGCACTCTGGTTGTTGCACCCCACCTATTACGGCACCACCGCCGATATCGCGGCGCTGTCCGCCCTGTGCCGCAGCCACGGGGCCAGGCTGTTGGTGGACGGCGCGCACTCACCACACTTCGGCTTCCACGACGAGCTACCCCCGGCCGCCGAGCGAACCGGGGCGGCGGCGACGGTGCAGTCGGTGCACAAGATCCTCTCCGGCCTGAGCCAGGCCGCGGTGCTGCACATCGACCCGGCGCAGCTGGATCCGGCGGCGGTGCGGCGGGCGTTGCAACTGGTACAGACCACCAGCCCGCATTTCGCCATCATGGCGTCGATCGACACGGCGCGCCGCGAGATGGCCTGTGCGGGAACCGAACTGCTCAGCGCAACCCTGCGGCGGGCACGGGCGGCGGCCGCGCGGATCGAGGCGATCCCGGGGCTGCGCGTGTTGCGCCCGTCCGACGCCACCGGCCCGGAATCCGGTTTCTGCCATCTGGACGAGACCAAGCTGCTGGTCGGCACCGGGGGCCTGGCCGCCGACGCCAGGGACGTGCTGGTCCGGCTGAATCGCGTGCACGGGGTGCAACCCGAACTCAGCGGGCCGGGCCACCTGCTGTGCATCACGACGATCGGCAACACCGATCACGATATGGACCGCCTGGTCGACGGATTCGCCGAGGCTTCGGCGCATTTCGGCACGCGTGTCGATGCGGGCGGCGACGCCGGTCTGGTCGCCGACCTGCTGGGCCTGCGGCCCGAGCCGGTGCTGACCCCGCGTGAGGCGTTCTTCGCAGCCGACGAGGCGGTGGCGCTGGCCGCGGCCACCGGCCGGGTGTCCGCCGAGGCCATCACGCCGTATCCGCCGGGGATACCGTTGGTGATGCCGGGCGAGCGCCTGACCGCCGAGGCGGTTGCCCTGCTGCGGGCGTTGGCCGCGGCGGGCACGCCCATCAGCGCATCGGATCCGTCGCTGCAGCACGTCCTGGTGGTGCGCTGA
- a CDS encoding amidohydrolase family protein, with the protein MPGGEVLDVFDRVDVPDGLADHLRTVALIDHHVHGVFDQPVDRAGFEQSINEGSNDPIPDFMTQFDSPLGLSIRRWCAPLLGLEAFADADTYWKRRAELSPAELAELLLPAAGIERWVVDTGFKGDLITTPQRLTELSGRPSSSILRLERLAEELLEDGTAAQDFPAAFRARLAAAVDDPDTVGTKTIAAYRTGFDIDWSRPPDELVVQHARELAARGSLRLDSPVLIAFGVHEAAERGLPIQVHVGFGDRDLDLHRTDPLLLLPLLRTMAPVPVLLLHCYPFHRQAGYLAQAFDHVNFDVGLGINYLGVRSTGLVAEAMETAPFAKQLFSSDAFGPPELHVLGSVLWRRAMGIELGGWIRHGDCTVADAIRIVDLIGVHNATRVYGL; encoded by the coding sequence ATGCCGGGTGGTGAGGTGCTCGATGTCTTCGATCGGGTGGACGTGCCGGACGGGCTGGCCGATCATCTGCGTACCGTCGCGTTGATCGACCATCACGTGCACGGGGTGTTCGACCAACCGGTCGACCGCGCCGGTTTCGAGCAGTCCATCAACGAGGGGTCCAACGACCCCATTCCCGACTTCATGACCCAATTCGATTCTCCGCTGGGCCTTTCCATCCGCCGCTGGTGCGCCCCGCTGCTGGGACTGGAGGCCTTCGCCGACGCCGACACGTACTGGAAGCGCCGGGCCGAGCTCAGCCCGGCCGAGCTGGCCGAACTGCTGCTGCCGGCCGCGGGCATCGAGCGCTGGGTGGTGGACACCGGATTCAAGGGTGACCTGATCACCACCCCGCAGCGGCTCACCGAGCTGAGCGGCCGACCGTCGTCGTCGATCCTGCGGCTGGAACGGCTCGCCGAGGAACTGCTCGAGGACGGCACGGCCGCACAGGATTTCCCCGCGGCGTTCCGTGCGCGCCTGGCCGCCGCGGTCGACGACCCGGACACCGTGGGCACCAAGACCATCGCCGCGTACCGCACCGGTTTCGACATCGACTGGTCGCGGCCCCCGGACGAACTGGTCGTGCAGCATGCCCGTGAGCTGGCCGCACGCGGGTCGCTGCGCCTGGACAGCCCCGTGCTGATCGCCTTCGGCGTGCACGAGGCCGCCGAGCGCGGGCTGCCGATCCAGGTGCACGTGGGCTTCGGTGACCGTGATCTGGACCTGCACCGCACCGATCCGCTGCTGTTGTTGCCGCTGCTGCGCACCATGGCACCGGTGCCGGTGCTGCTGCTGCACTGCTACCCGTTCCACCGGCAGGCCGGATATCTGGCGCAGGCCTTCGACCACGTGAATTTCGATGTCGGGCTGGGGATCAACTATCTGGGCGTGCGGTCCACCGGGTTGGTGGCCGAGGCGATGGAGACGGCGCCGTTCGCCAAACAGCTGTTCTCCTCGGACGCGTTCGGCCCGCCCGAACTGCATGTGCTGGGCTCGGTGCTGTGGCGCCGCGCCATGGGGATCGAGCTCGGCGGCTGGATCCGGCACGGCGACTGCACGGTAGCCGACGCCATCCGGATCGTCGACCTGATCGGCGTGCACAACGCCACCCGGGTGTACGGGCTTTGA
- a CDS encoding aspartate aminotransferase family protein, with translation MTATLYARDEAVIAGIEKLRFYPLEVVAGHGSTLVTPDGRELLDLSATWTASGLGHGHPAVVEAVSRAVRTAPGSGGLSAVHPDSVGLAEDLLALVPGDGERRVYLGHAGSDANDVALRACRHATGRRRVVAFEHSYHGGVGVAMGVSGVHVDAGVAPDADVAFLPYPNPFRPSGLDDAGHCLALAEEHLAAGDVACLIVEPILSDGGLVVPPDGFLARLHEVCRRFAVPMICDEVKMGLGRPGTLHAFEHDGVVPDIVTFGKVLGGGLPLSAAVGPAAVLDAPPAAALLTTAGNPVCTAAGRAVLATIVGEQLPERAAKVGAVLRKALQELDSDRIGDVRGRGLAIGLELVDPATGDRDPRLAAQVVYRAWQLGVVVFYVGGNVLEITPPLVLTEAEALRAAEIVGAAIADAAAGSVDAEEVARYAGW, from the coding sequence GTGACGGCCACCCTCTACGCCCGTGACGAGGCCGTGATCGCGGGAATCGAGAAACTGCGGTTCTATCCGCTGGAAGTGGTGGCCGGGCACGGCAGCACACTGGTGACACCGGACGGCCGCGAGTTGCTGGACCTGTCGGCGACGTGGACGGCCTCGGGGCTCGGGCACGGGCACCCGGCGGTCGTGGAGGCGGTCAGTAGGGCGGTGCGCACCGCCCCGGGCTCGGGCGGATTGTCCGCCGTGCACCCGGATTCGGTGGGACTGGCCGAGGACCTGCTCGCCCTGGTGCCCGGCGACGGTGAGCGCCGGGTCTACCTGGGCCACGCCGGATCCGATGCCAACGACGTGGCGTTGCGGGCCTGCCGGCACGCCACCGGCCGGCGCCGGGTGGTGGCCTTCGAGCACAGCTACCACGGCGGTGTCGGCGTCGCGATGGGGGTGTCCGGTGTGCACGTCGACGCCGGCGTGGCACCCGACGCCGACGTGGCATTCCTGCCCTACCCCAACCCCTTTCGGCCGTCCGGACTTGACGACGCCGGACACTGCCTGGCCCTGGCCGAGGAGCACCTGGCGGCCGGTGACGTCGCCTGCCTGATCGTGGAGCCCATCCTGTCCGACGGCGGGCTGGTGGTGCCGCCCGACGGATTCCTGGCCCGGCTGCACGAGGTGTGCCGGCGCTTCGCGGTGCCGATGATCTGTGACGAGGTCAAGATGGGCCTGGGCCGCCCGGGCACCCTGCACGCCTTCGAGCACGACGGCGTGGTGCCCGACATCGTCACCTTCGGCAAGGTGCTCGGCGGCGGCCTGCCGCTCTCGGCCGCGGTGGGTCCGGCCGCGGTGCTGGACGCCCCACCGGCGGCGGCGCTGCTGACGACGGCGGGCAACCCGGTGTGCACGGCGGCCGGCCGGGCCGTGCTGGCGACCATCGTCGGCGAGCAGTTGCCCGAACGGGCGGCGAAAGTCGGCGCCGTCCTACGGAAGGCGTTGCAGGAATTGGATTCCGACCGCATCGGGGACGTGCGCGGTCGCGGTCTGGCCATCGGGCTGGAGCTCGTGGACCCGGCCACCGGTGACCGTGATCCGCGGCTGGCGGCGCAGGTGGTGTACCGCGCCTGGCAGCTCGGCGTGGTGGTGTTCTACGTCGGCGGCAACGTCCTGGAGATCACGCCGCCGCTGGTGCTCACCGAGGCCGAGGCGCTGCGGGCCGCGGAGATCGTCGGAGCCGCCATCGCCGATGCCGCGGCGGGTAGCGTCGACGCCGAGGAGGTGGCCCGCTATGCCGGGTGGTGA
- a CDS encoding APC family permease, which translates to MSTETTPEHDQLTRRRLPFWVALALSVATVGPTLAMSGNGQGLIATVGKALPLVFVIGLVGVALVGYSFVRLTRHLNHAGSAYALVGGTVGPRTGFFSGFAMLGAYVGFSIGTLALTAAFTNAFIAQLQAGSDHPYQLPWLVPVVIGAAVSFLLAGRDVRLLAKILLAIEGIGILAMVILVIVIFARGGAPSTGVDFSVFSFSGGVSPSAVLSGVVAAFLSWAGFEACASMGEETDNPGRNIPRALGGTLILTGVLFVVVMFAQVIGFGTDEAGLAAFQGSGNTLGDLGSTYIGQWFSLLIIFTATVAAFGCHMATAATSGRMLYAFGRDGFGPRSLAHIHPSTGGPRRATWLVVGLALVVDLVCGLAGWPDMGTGNPAIDTYFLFAVAGSVCLMVCYLLVEIAAAWFVGAPKFVAVHGGHGKVAGLVLPLLGAVVIAVVLWFNVKDAQTWTAAPLLGVYWCLVGLVIALAASGIAKRVGQSLTAELQLPGAP; encoded by the coding sequence ATGAGCACGGAAACCACACCCGAACACGACCAACTGACCCGGCGCCGGCTGCCCTTCTGGGTGGCGCTCGCCCTGTCGGTCGCCACCGTCGGCCCGACCCTGGCCATGTCCGGCAACGGGCAGGGGCTGATCGCCACCGTGGGCAAGGCCCTGCCCCTGGTGTTCGTCATCGGCCTGGTGGGCGTGGCGCTGGTGGGCTACAGCTTTGTCCGGCTGACCCGCCACCTCAACCACGCCGGGTCGGCCTACGCCCTGGTGGGCGGCACCGTCGGGCCCCGCACCGGCTTCTTCTCCGGCTTCGCGATGCTGGGCGCCTACGTCGGATTCTCCATCGGCACCCTGGCGCTGACGGCCGCCTTCACCAACGCATTCATCGCCCAACTGCAGGCCGGCTCCGACCATCCCTACCAACTGCCGTGGCTGGTACCCGTGGTGATCGGTGCCGCCGTCTCGTTCCTGTTGGCCGGCCGCGACGTGCGGTTGCTGGCCAAGATCCTGCTGGCGATCGAGGGCATCGGCATCCTCGCCATGGTCATCCTGGTGATCGTGATCTTCGCCCGTGGCGGGGCGCCGTCGACCGGTGTCGATTTCAGCGTGTTCTCCTTCTCCGGCGGGGTGTCCCCGTCGGCGGTGCTGTCCGGCGTGGTGGCGGCGTTCCTGTCCTGGGCCGGGTTCGAGGCCTGCGCGTCGATGGGCGAGGAAACCGACAACCCGGGCCGCAACATCCCGCGGGCGCTCGGCGGCACCCTGATCCTCACCGGTGTGCTGTTCGTCGTCGTGATGTTCGCCCAGGTCATCGGATTCGGTACGGACGAGGCCGGATTGGCGGCGTTTCAGGGTTCCGGGAACACCCTCGGCGACCTGGGCAGCACCTATATCGGCCAGTGGTTCAGCCTGCTGATCATCTTCACCGCGACGGTGGCCGCCTTCGGGTGCCACATGGCCACCGCCGCCACCTCGGGCCGGATGCTGTACGCCTTCGGCCGCGACGGATTCGGCCCGCGGTCGCTGGCGCACATCCACCCGTCCACCGGCGGACCGCGCCGGGCGACCTGGCTGGTGGTCGGGCTGGCGCTGGTGGTGGACCTGGTCTGCGGGCTGGCCGGTTGGCCGGACATGGGCACCGGAAACCCGGCTATCGACACCTACTTCCTGTTCGCCGTCGCCGGGTCGGTGTGCCTGATGGTGTGCTATCTGCTCGTCGAGATCGCCGCCGCGTGGTTCGTCGGCGCCCCGAAATTCGTTGCCGTACACGGCGGCCACGGGAAGGTGGCCGGGCTGGTGCTGCCCCTGCTGGGTGCCGTGGTGATCGCGGTGGTGCTGTGGTTCAACGTCAAGGACGCCCAAACCTGGACCGCCGCCCCGCTTCTGGGCGTGTACTGGTGCCTGGTCGGGTTGGTGATCGCGCTGGCCGCCTCGGGCATCGCCAAACGGGTCGGCCAGTCACTGACCGCCGAACTGCAACTGCCGGGCGCGCCGTGA
- a CDS encoding type I glutamate--ammonia ligase — MPDISEQLRTELRAEGVELVAGSLTDLAGVTRAKYVPLRRLDSFVTSGMGVSPSWSVFCVDSGIAFTPTIGVVGDQRLRIDPADLHAIGDGIAWAPASLGDQDGAAAPLCARSLLRGAEQALARRGLTALVGAELECTMLAPDGGHATAEPWSPYGIRTSLDRSAFLADLAVAAERSGLSIEQLHTEYGHDQLEVSLAPATPVAAADAVILARIVIGRTAARHGLKISFSPVPFFGEAGNGAHLHLSLADAQGPLFSGGDGPHGMRTDGAAAIAGVLDTLPDLLAVYAGSVLSATRLKPGNWAGAARCWGLENREAAVRFVAATAGNPHGANVELKIIDPSANPYLATLGFLGSALRGIERGLPLPAEVTDNPAGVAEPLPADQAYVLDTFESSSAAAELLTSAVVEGVLAVRRYELTTYGTRPPADTIAALRLAWSC; from the coding sequence ATGCCCGACATCAGCGAGCAACTGCGCACGGAACTGCGTGCCGAGGGCGTCGAACTGGTGGCCGGCTCACTGACCGACCTGGCCGGGGTCACCCGCGCCAAGTACGTGCCGCTGCGCCGCCTCGACTCCTTCGTGACGTCCGGGATGGGGGTGTCGCCGTCGTGGAGCGTCTTCTGTGTGGACAGCGGGATCGCCTTCACCCCGACCATCGGGGTGGTCGGCGACCAGCGACTGCGCATCGACCCGGCCGACCTGCATGCCATCGGTGACGGCATCGCCTGGGCCCCGGCCAGTCTCGGCGACCAGGACGGCGCCGCGGCACCGCTGTGCGCGCGGTCCTTGCTGCGCGGCGCCGAACAGGCGCTGGCCCGACGCGGGCTGACCGCCCTGGTGGGCGCCGAACTGGAATGCACCATGCTGGCTCCGGATGGCGGTCACGCCACGGCCGAGCCGTGGTCGCCGTACGGCATCCGGACCTCACTGGACCGCTCGGCGTTCCTGGCCGACCTGGCCGTCGCCGCGGAACGGTCCGGCCTGAGCATCGAACAACTGCACACCGAATACGGCCACGACCAGCTCGAGGTGTCGCTGGCACCGGCCACCCCGGTGGCGGCCGCCGACGCCGTCATCCTGGCCCGGATCGTCATCGGGCGCACCGCCGCCCGGCACGGGCTGAAGATCTCGTTCTCCCCCGTGCCGTTCTTCGGTGAAGCGGGCAACGGCGCACACCTGCACCTGTCCCTGGCCGACGCGCAGGGGCCCTTGTTCTCCGGCGGCGACGGACCGCACGGCATGCGCACCGACGGCGCCGCCGCGATCGCCGGCGTGTTGGACACCTTGCCTGATCTGCTTGCGGTGTACGCCGGTTCGGTGCTGTCGGCGACCCGGCTCAAGCCGGGCAACTGGGCCGGCGCAGCGCGCTGCTGGGGGCTGGAGAACCGCGAGGCCGCGGTGCGCTTCGTCGCCGCCACCGCCGGAAACCCGCACGGCGCCAACGTCGAACTGAAGATCATCGACCCCAGCGCCAACCCCTACCTGGCGACGCTGGGCTTCCTGGGCAGTGCGCTGCGCGGTATCGAGCGCGGCCTGCCGTTACCGGCAGAGGTCACCGACAACCCGGCGGGCGTCGCCGAGCCGCTGCCCGCCGACCAGGCATACGTGCTGGACACCTTCGAATCCTCCTCCGCCGCTGCAGAACTGCTCACCTCGGCCGTCGTCGAAGGTGTGCTCGCGGTGCGCCGTTACGAACTGACCACCTACGGCACCCGTCCACCGGCCGACACCATCGCGGCGCTGCGGCTGGCCTGGAGCTGTTGA
- a CDS encoding class II glutamine amidotransferase codes for MCRLLGVVSTEPITVEGAVGAHVLKDFVALTKVHGDGWGVAAGDGDHPRVHVSADSAIDDPDFAAIMRDWRSNGTLVHLRWATSGLAVQPENSHPFLADGLAMAHNGSIKPTDALDALLEPDLAGTLGGTTDSERYFAVIRAYRRRAPDLASAVRAAVARLRTPYPDASLNALILGEGQLIAVHANAHSRLSVEDVAEITAADLPTEHLEDYFGLRWARTGSGALVIGSTGFGDLDWQPLPPESVTAISLRDLTMTTLPVMAD; via the coding sequence GTGTGCCGACTGCTCGGTGTGGTGTCGACCGAACCGATCACGGTGGAGGGCGCGGTGGGCGCTCACGTCCTGAAGGACTTCGTGGCGCTCACCAAGGTGCACGGCGACGGGTGGGGTGTCGCGGCCGGCGACGGTGACCATCCGCGCGTCCACGTCAGCGCCGACAGCGCGATCGACGATCCCGATTTCGCGGCCATCATGCGCGACTGGCGATCCAACGGCACGCTGGTCCATCTACGGTGGGCCACAAGCGGTCTCGCGGTGCAACCGGAGAACTCGCACCCCTTCCTGGCCGATGGGCTGGCCATGGCGCACAACGGCTCCATCAAACCGACCGACGCACTCGACGCCCTGCTGGAACCCGACCTGGCCGGGACGCTCGGTGGCACCACCGACAGCGAACGCTACTTCGCCGTCATCCGGGCGTATCGACGGCGCGCGCCCGATCTCGCCTCCGCCGTGCGTGCCGCGGTGGCCCGGCTGCGCACGCCCTACCCCGACGCCAGCCTCAACGCCCTCATCCTCGGCGAGGGGCAACTCATCGCGGTGCATGCCAATGCGCACAGCAGGCTGTCGGTCGAGGACGTCGCCGAGATCACCGCCGCAGATCTGCCCACCGAACACCTGGAGGACTATTTCGGGCTGCGCTGGGCCCGCACCGGCAGCGGTGCCCTGGTCATCGGGTCCACCGGGTTCGGTGACCTGGATTGGCAGCCGTTGCCGCCGGAGAGCGTCACCGCGATCTCGTTGCGGGACCTGACGATGACGACGTTGCCGGTCATGGCAGATTGA
- a CDS encoding MurR/RpiR family transcriptional regulator, with amino-acid sequence MADVQHPESVAERTNAALSTLSKAERRVGRALLADYPSAGLASAARLAQRAEVSPPTVLRFAQSLGYDGFADLQVALRAELSARSNGPITRLPDAPPAGSALDRLLQQGRAQNDRAAETLAQLPAAALEAAVALLADTNRTIYLHGGRFSHLLAVHLAAHLEQLRPGLRVLADPTGADLGALLELNRSDVLVLFDYHRYQRSAAELAGRVHRAGATVLLITDDLACPVAPDAEVVLAASSTVGTTYQSMAAGFLLTELLVPLVMDAIGEPARTRMALWEEQRRGELLS; translated from the coding sequence GTGGCCGACGTGCAGCACCCGGAATCCGTTGCGGAGCGGACCAATGCCGCGCTGTCCACTTTGAGCAAGGCCGAACGGCGCGTCGGGCGCGCGCTGCTGGCCGACTACCCGAGTGCCGGGCTGGCCAGTGCGGCCCGGCTGGCGCAGCGCGCCGAGGTGAGCCCGCCGACCGTGTTGCGGTTCGCGCAGTCCCTCGGTTACGACGGTTTCGCCGACCTGCAGGTGGCGCTGCGGGCCGAGCTGTCGGCCCGCTCCAACGGCCCGATCACCAGGCTGCCCGACGCGCCGCCGGCCGGCAGCGCGCTGGACCGGCTGCTGCAGCAGGGCCGAGCCCAGAACGACCGGGCCGCCGAGACACTGGCCCAACTGCCCGCCGCCGCGCTGGAGGCGGCCGTGGCGCTGCTCGCGGATACCAACCGGACCATCTATCTACACGGCGGACGGTTCTCGCACCTGCTGGCGGTGCATCTGGCCGCGCATCTGGAACAGCTGCGGCCCGGGCTGCGGGTGCTGGCCGACCCCACCGGTGCCGACCTCGGGGCGCTGCTGGAACTGAACCGCTCCGATGTGCTGGTGCTGTTCGATTACCACCGCTACCAGCGCAGCGCCGCCGAGTTGGCCGGCCGGGTGCACCGGGCCGGTGCCACGGTGCTGTTGATCACCGACGACCTGGCGTGTCCGGTCGCCCCGGATGCCGAGGTGGTGCTGGCGGCGTCCAGCACGGTGGGGACGACCTACCAGAGCATGGCGGCCGGTTTCCTGCTGACCGAACTGCTGGTGCCGTTGGTGATGGACGCGATCGGCGAGCCGGCCAGGACCAGGATGGCGCTGTGGGAGGAGCAGCGCCGCGGCGAGTTGCTGTCCTGA